In Mycolicibacterium alvei, a single window of DNA contains:
- the dprA gene encoding DNA-processing protein DprA, whose amino-acid sequence MSDEVRRAWAYLSRVAEPPCPGLTALVAQVGPVEAAARVRSGDVESELFSRIEARRELDCAAKDLDVLDRMGGRLITPDDDEWPLLRFRALGVATDHKRSNDHPPLVLWASGPVRLGEVTERAAAIVGTRAATAYGEHVAADLAAGLVERDVTVVSGGAYGIDGAAHRAALAGEGVTVAIVAGGIDNPYPAGHSALFHRIRQECLLISEYPPGVAPGRLRFLTRNRLVAALSGATVVVEAGLRSGAANTAGWATLLGRPVCAVPGPVTSAASAGCHALLRGGARLVGRAEEIVELVGHIGELAPDEAHPVGPLDSLTSAEKQVYDALPSRGAHTVDEIAMLAALPPHQILGPLTTLELAGMVVSEDGCWRLRRRR is encoded by the coding sequence ATGAGCGACGAGGTGCGGCGTGCATGGGCGTACCTGTCGCGGGTGGCCGAGCCGCCGTGCCCGGGTTTGACGGCCCTGGTTGCGCAGGTGGGCCCGGTCGAGGCCGCCGCCCGGGTCAGATCCGGTGACGTCGAGTCGGAGTTGTTCAGCAGGATCGAGGCTCGTCGGGAGTTGGATTGTGCGGCCAAGGATCTGGATGTCCTCGACAGAATGGGTGGGCGGTTGATCACCCCCGACGACGACGAGTGGCCATTGCTGCGATTTCGCGCCTTGGGCGTCGCCACGGACCACAAGCGTTCCAATGATCACCCGCCGTTGGTGTTGTGGGCGAGCGGGCCGGTACGGCTCGGCGAGGTGACCGAGCGTGCCGCGGCGATCGTCGGTACCCGCGCTGCGACCGCATACGGCGAGCACGTTGCCGCTGACTTGGCCGCCGGTCTGGTCGAACGGGACGTGACGGTGGTGTCCGGCGGCGCCTACGGCATCGACGGGGCAGCACATCGCGCCGCGCTGGCCGGTGAGGGCGTGACCGTCGCAATCGTTGCCGGCGGCATCGACAATCCCTACCCGGCCGGACACAGCGCCTTGTTCCACCGAATCCGGCAGGAATGCCTGTTGATCAGCGAGTACCCGCCGGGAGTCGCGCCGGGTCGGCTGCGGTTCCTCACCCGGAACCGGCTGGTTGCAGCCCTCTCCGGGGCGACGGTGGTGGTGGAGGCCGGGTTGCGCAGCGGTGCGGCCAATACCGCGGGGTGGGCCACGTTGTTGGGTCGGCCGGTGTGCGCGGTGCCGGGCCCGGTGACCTCGGCGGCGTCGGCGGGTTGCCATGCCCTGCTGCGAGGTGGTGCCCGCCTGGTCGGCCGTGCCGAGGAAATCGTCGAACTCGTCGGCCACATAGGTGAACTCGCGCCGGACGAGGCGCATCCGGTGGGGCCGCTCGACAGCCTGACGTCGGCTGAGAAACAGGTCTACGACGCGCTGCCCTCGCGGGGTGCCCACACCGTGGATGAGATCGCGATGCTCGCCGCGCTTCCACCGCACCAGATATTGGGGCCGTTGACGACGTTGGAGCTCGCGGGAATGGTCGTCAGCGAGGACGGGTGCTGGCGGTTGCGCCGGCGCCGGTAG
- a CDS encoding YifB family Mg chelatase-like AAA ATPase: MGLGRAYSVAVRGVDGVIVEIEADISSGLPSVNLVGLPDTALQEARDRVRAAITNCGNSWPQSRLTLALSPATLRKVGSVYDVALAAAVLSAHTKKAWARLEKTVLLGELALDGRVRPVHGVLPAVLAAKQEGWPMVVVPVDNLAEASLIDGIEVCGVGTLRQLQAWLNGKADLKARVTAAECAPQPTADLADVVGQAQARYAVEVAAAGAHHLMFTGPPGIGKTMLAQRLPGLLPPLSQSESLEVTAIHSVAGLLAGDTPLITRPPFVAPHHTSSVAALVGGGSGFARPGAVSRAHRGVLFLDEFAEMGSSALEALRTPLEDGEIRLARRDGVACYPARFQLVLAANPCPCAPPNSADCSCSAQARLRYRGRLSGPLVDRVDLRVELHPVSAGAFTPQVGESSTVVRERVATARLAAQERWKPFGIGTNAEVGGPLLRRKFRLPKAAMEPLRSALDRGLISMRGADRCLRVAWTLADLAGRTTPAREDVAAALSFRQAGGMP; the protein is encoded by the coding sequence ATGGGTTTGGGGAGAGCCTATTCGGTAGCCGTACGCGGGGTGGACGGCGTGATCGTGGAGATCGAGGCCGACATCAGCTCGGGGCTGCCCAGCGTGAACCTGGTCGGGCTGCCTGACACCGCGCTGCAGGAAGCGCGGGATCGGGTGCGGGCAGCGATCACCAATTGCGGTAACTCGTGGCCGCAGTCCCGCCTGACCTTGGCGTTGTCCCCGGCCACGTTGCGCAAGGTCGGTTCGGTCTACGACGTTGCGTTGGCGGCGGCCGTGCTCTCGGCGCACACCAAGAAGGCCTGGGCACGTCTGGAGAAAACAGTGCTGCTCGGTGAGCTCGCCCTCGACGGGCGGGTCCGCCCGGTGCACGGGGTGTTGCCTGCGGTGCTGGCCGCCAAGCAGGAAGGCTGGCCCATGGTGGTGGTCCCGGTCGACAACCTGGCCGAGGCCAGTCTGATCGACGGAATCGAGGTGTGTGGGGTAGGAACCCTGCGTCAGTTGCAGGCATGGCTCAACGGCAAGGCAGATCTGAAGGCCCGGGTGACCGCGGCGGAGTGCGCGCCACAGCCGACGGCCGATCTCGCCGATGTCGTCGGGCAGGCTCAGGCCCGCTATGCCGTGGAGGTCGCCGCCGCGGGTGCCCATCATCTGATGTTCACCGGTCCGCCGGGTATCGGGAAAACAATGTTGGCGCAACGTCTTCCGGGACTGTTACCCCCGCTGTCGCAGAGTGAGTCGCTGGAGGTCACGGCCATTCATTCGGTGGCCGGGTTATTGGCCGGGGACACGCCGCTGATCACGCGACCGCCGTTCGTGGCCCCGCACCACACCTCGAGCGTGGCGGCACTGGTCGGCGGGGGGAGTGGGTTCGCCCGTCCCGGTGCCGTCAGTCGGGCGCATCGCGGCGTGCTGTTCCTCGACGAATTCGCCGAGATGGGGTCAAGTGCTCTCGAAGCGCTACGCACTCCGTTGGAGGACGGGGAGATCCGGTTGGCGCGCCGGGACGGAGTGGCATGTTATCCGGCACGGTTCCAGTTGGTGCTTGCGGCCAACCCGTGTCCGTGTGCACCGCCGAACTCGGCCGACTGCAGCTGTTCGGCTCAGGCTCGGCTCCGCTATCGGGGCAGGTTGTCGGGGCCGCTGGTGGACCGGGTCGATTTGCGGGTGGAGTTGCATCCGGTCAGCGCCGGTGCGTTCACTCCCCAGGTCGGTGAATCCAGCACCGTGGTGCGTGAACGCGTTGCGACGGCGCGCCTTGCCGCCCAGGAACGGTGGAAGCCGTTCGGGATCGGGACCAACGCCGAGGTCGGCGGCCCGCTGCTGCGGCGCAAGTTCCGGTTGCCCAAAGCCGCCATGGAGCCGTTGCGGTCTGCTCTCGACCGCGGGTTGATCAGCATGCGCGGTGCCGACCGTTGTTTGAGGGTCGCTTGGACTTTGGCCGATCTGGCCGGCCGGACCACGCCGGCTCGTGAGGACGTGGCTGCCGCGTTGAGCTTCCGTCAGGCCGGGGGTATGCCATGA
- a CDS encoding YraN family protein: MSSLTRAEIGALGEQLAVEHLAAQGLRTLTRNWRCRYGELDVIAEEVASNTVVFVEVKTRTGDGFGGLAEAVTPQKVRRIRRLAALWLAEQDVRYAALRIDVIGVRIGRRREPELTHLAGVG; the protein is encoded by the coding sequence ATGAGTTCTTTGACACGGGCCGAGATCGGCGCACTGGGTGAACAGTTGGCCGTCGAGCATCTGGCGGCGCAGGGGTTGCGGACGTTGACGCGCAATTGGCGGTGCCGCTACGGCGAGCTCGACGTGATCGCCGAGGAAGTCGCCTCCAACACGGTGGTTTTCGTCGAGGTGAAGACCCGCACCGGGGATGGCTTCGGCGGGCTTGCCGAGGCGGTGACGCCGCAGAAGGTGCGCCGGATCCGGCGGCTGGCGGCATTGTGGCTGGCTGAGCAGGATGTGCGATACGCCGCGCTGCGCATCGATGTGATCGGGGTGCGGATCGGACGCCGCCGCGAACCCGAACTGACGCATCTGGCGGGGGTGGGTTGA
- a CDS encoding MerR family transcriptional regulator translates to MPEDPLARSARGVYGISVASELSGIDPQTLRLYERRGLLSPARTDGGTRRYSDADLDLLARISDLVAQGINIAGIAQILHLQHRNTELESDNSDLKSENARLRSEEPTKARRP, encoded by the coding sequence GTGCCTGAGGATCCCCTGGCGCGGTCGGCGCGCGGCGTGTACGGCATCTCGGTGGCCTCCGAGCTCAGTGGGATTGATCCGCAGACGCTGCGCCTGTATGAGCGGCGCGGACTGCTGTCTCCGGCGCGCACCGATGGCGGCACGCGGCGCTACAGCGACGCCGATCTGGATCTGCTGGCGCGCATCAGTGACCTGGTGGCCCAGGGCATCAACATCGCCGGGATCGCCCAGATCTTGCACCTACAACACCGCAACACCGAACTGGAGTCCGACAACAGCGACCTGAAGTCCGAAAACGCCCGACTGCGCTCCGAGGAGCCGACCAAAGCAAGGAGGCCCTGA
- a CDS encoding Hsp20/alpha crystallin family protein has product MLMRTDPFRDFDRLAQQVLGTAARPAVMPMDAWRDGDQFIVEFDLPGVDEDSLDLDVERNVLTVHAKRPDLDPNREMVSAERPRGVFSRQLFLGETLDAERIEASYGGGVLRLTIPVAEKAKPRRIKIASEENQAINA; this is encoded by the coding sequence ATGTTGATGCGCACCGATCCGTTCCGCGACTTCGATCGCCTCGCCCAGCAGGTGCTGGGCACTGCTGCCCGGCCGGCAGTGATGCCGATGGACGCCTGGCGCGACGGGGATCAGTTCATCGTCGAGTTCGATCTGCCAGGCGTGGACGAGGATTCCCTGGATCTCGACGTCGAGCGCAACGTGCTCACCGTGCACGCCAAGCGACCCGACCTGGATCCCAACCGGGAGATGGTCTCGGCCGAGCGCCCGAGGGGTGTGTTCAGCCGCCAGCTGTTCTTGGGCGAGACACTGGACGCAGAGCGGATCGAAGCCAGCTATGGCGGCGGGGTGCTGCGATTGACCATCCCCGTGGCCGAGAAAGCCAAACCGCGCCGTATCAAGATCGCCAGCGAGGAGAACCAAGCGATCAACGCCTAA
- a CDS encoding J domain-containing protein: MTRNPRESPHTAFSEAAAMVRHNPDPYLVLGVSPTATQAEITRAYRARLRANHPDTRHTPPSQTADDNLRQVLAAYALLRDPVRRADFDRATTHAPASQPHRTNGPIPVNRSPIGGVELPITYRTTNTDAHDAPAPPLRAGPVRRHR, encoded by the coding sequence TTGACTCGAAACCCCCGGGAGTCACCGCATACCGCGTTCTCGGAGGCAGCAGCGATGGTGCGCCACAATCCCGATCCCTACCTGGTGTTGGGTGTGTCACCGACGGCGACCCAGGCCGAAATCACCCGCGCCTACCGCGCCCGGCTACGCGCCAATCACCCCGACACCCGCCACACACCGCCGTCACAAACCGCCGACGACAACCTCCGGCAAGTGCTGGCCGCCTACGCGCTGCTACGCGACCCCGTCCGCCGCGCCGACTTCGACCGCGCAACCACCCACGCCCCCGCGTCACAACCCCACCGCACAAACGGGCCGATACCTGTAAACCGCTCGCCTATCGGCGGCGTCGAGCTTCCTATCACCTACCGAACCACCAACACCGATGCACACGATGCCCCAGCGCCACCACTGCGGGCCGGACCGGTGCGCCGGCACCGATAA
- a CDS encoding universal stress protein has product MSQQNRPRSVVVGIDGSQAAIDAATWAVSEAVNRGVPLRLVYASPANRATAHTADAAESALSRAQTIIGAMGTPVDIETAVVRGRPGCVLIEESRAASMVCVGSAGKGPCAGMPLGPTAAALVKYAQCEVAVIRAGGTSQGQGGWIAVVQNDEPDNDAVVGRAMAEGRLRKAPVLLIDRRLDSWVRRYPDVRVQTVATSQTRPRSIENDNESIQLAVVGSADAERIGRLVRLDYHPVLGRANRSVLLVRN; this is encoded by the coding sequence ATGTCGCAGCAGAACCGGCCGCGGTCGGTGGTTGTGGGTATCGACGGCTCCCAAGCCGCGATCGACGCGGCCACCTGGGCGGTTTCCGAGGCAGTCAACCGTGGTGTGCCACTCCGCCTCGTCTACGCGAGTCCCGCGAACCGGGCCACGGCGCACACCGCTGACGCCGCCGAGTCGGCGCTGTCGCGCGCCCAGACGATTATCGGGGCCATGGGAACACCGGTCGACATCGAAACCGCCGTGGTGCGAGGCCGTCCAGGTTGTGTGTTGATCGAGGAGTCCCGTGCCGCGTCGATGGTGTGTGTCGGATCAGCGGGTAAGGGACCTTGCGCAGGTATGCCGCTCGGTCCGACCGCTGCTGCTCTGGTGAAATATGCGCAATGCGAGGTGGCGGTCATCCGGGCCGGCGGCACGTCGCAGGGGCAGGGCGGTTGGATCGCGGTGGTGCAAAACGACGAGCCCGACAACGACGCGGTGGTGGGCCGCGCGATGGCCGAAGGCCGGCTGCGCAAGGCGCCGGTCCTGTTGATCGACAGGCGGCTCGACAGCTGGGTGAGGCGCTATCCAGATGTCCGCGTGCAGACCGTCGCAACGAGTCAAACCCGTCCGCGGAGCATCGAGAACGACAATGAATCAATCCAATTGGCCGTGGTTGGCAGCGCTGACGCTGAACGTATCGGCCGACTCGTCCGGCTGGACTATCACCCGGTCCTCGGTCGCGCCAACCGCTCGGTGCTGTTGGTGCGCAACTAA
- a CDS encoding DUF5994 family protein: protein MTVDSAQNVVGDVSQTGLMATRTDATWFLLPHSSHQSWQEAHMSASTMVLEAAPVRRSAVGGIRLRLKPAQRSRGHVQGAWWPRTDQLFTELPPLLAALPPQLSSVERVVYDETSWAPASLRMEFEGHSIILEGSGNTSTNTLSVIGEDFGTLVLLVVPPHTDPVLAYTAVMTASSADDMSTPDGLLGVGQDEAEERRLALLAQQRWESEGGSLRRRPDGLGERTPTAATETRIDDPPQHVSVISKTGR from the coding sequence ATGACCGTCGATAGTGCCCAGAATGTGGTCGGCGACGTATCGCAGACCGGCCTCATGGCTACACGCACCGATGCCACTTGGTTCCTGCTGCCGCATTCGTCACACCAGTCCTGGCAGGAGGCTCACATGTCCGCATCAACGATGGTCTTGGAGGCGGCGCCGGTGCGCCGATCGGCAGTCGGTGGCATTAGGCTGCGATTGAAGCCCGCTCAGCGGTCCCGCGGGCATGTGCAGGGCGCCTGGTGGCCCCGAACCGATCAACTGTTCACCGAACTGCCGCCGCTGCTGGCAGCCCTGCCGCCGCAGCTGAGCTCCGTCGAACGGGTCGTGTACGACGAGACCAGTTGGGCACCAGCGTCATTGCGGATGGAGTTCGAGGGCCACAGCATCATCCTCGAGGGCTCCGGCAATACCTCGACCAACACGCTGTCGGTGATCGGTGAGGACTTCGGCACGCTGGTTCTGCTGGTTGTTCCTCCTCATACCGATCCTGTCCTGGCATACACGGCTGTCATGACGGCGTCGTCCGCCGACGACATGTCCACCCCCGACGGACTGCTCGGGGTCGGGCAGGACGAAGCAGAGGAGCGACGTCTCGCATTGTTGGCGCAACAGCGGTGGGAGTCCGAAGGTGGGTCATTGCGGCGCCGGCCCGATGGACTCGGTGAACGCACCCCGACGGCCGCAACTGAGACACGGATAGACGATCCGCCGCAACATGTTTCAGTGATATCGAAGACGGGACGATAG
- a CDS encoding helix-turn-helix transcriptional regulator, producing MGEEADSKSGRSRRDRLPRNGQRERVLQMVRADGGVIDAVELATRIGLHVTTVRFHLDALCDEGAIERTRISRDGVGRPRTGYRAVEERLDYRILAEMLAMELGDTVEERARRAQHIGRSWADRIAGLRAQTVPTPGDTETESVGDQLDRKANLATAVFDRMGFGPELAAESEPTASLSADSAQIVARERVIRLRACPVRELSRAHPEVGCAIHLGLLQGLLDHAAAPAGQPDPPQRALFGRLDPFVEPDLCIARLHASPSSTRDRSDKTATETS from the coding sequence ATGGGCGAGGAAGCAGACTCCAAGTCCGGGCGTAGCCGACGAGATCGCCTGCCTCGCAACGGGCAACGTGAGCGAGTGCTGCAGATGGTGCGTGCTGACGGCGGCGTGATCGACGCCGTCGAGCTCGCCACACGCATCGGGTTGCACGTCACCACCGTCCGCTTCCACCTGGACGCATTGTGCGACGAGGGAGCGATCGAACGGACCCGGATAAGCCGGGACGGCGTGGGCCGCCCCCGCACCGGATACCGCGCCGTCGAGGAGCGGCTGGACTATCGGATACTCGCCGAGATGCTCGCGATGGAGCTCGGCGACACGGTGGAGGAACGCGCGCGGCGTGCACAGCACATCGGCCGGTCGTGGGCAGACCGGATCGCAGGTTTGCGCGCTCAAACTGTCCCGACCCCAGGGGATACCGAAACCGAGTCGGTCGGTGACCAGCTGGATCGAAAGGCCAACCTCGCCACCGCGGTGTTCGACCGGATGGGGTTCGGCCCCGAACTCGCCGCCGAATCCGAACCGACCGCTTCGCTATCGGCCGACAGTGCGCAGATCGTCGCACGAGAACGGGTGATTCGGCTACGCGCCTGCCCGGTACGGGAGTTGTCCCGAGCCCACCCCGAGGTGGGTTGCGCCATCCACCTGGGATTGCTGCAGGGCCTACTCGACCACGCCGCGGCCCCCGCGGGACAACCCGACCCACCGCAACGCGCACTGTTCGGCAGGCTCGACCCATTTGTCGAACCGGACTTGTGCATAGCCAGGTTGCACGCCTCACCCAGCTCCACGCGTGATCGCAGCGACAAAACCGCCACCGAGACATCATGA
- a CDS encoding VOC family protein produces the protein MKFYRDVFCCSVALRERDSALLLTPDGFQLYLHTAGSYARPGLGVIGIQYLMWTTDSQAELDRVTARLQAHDPATYTYTENGVTFVEGCDPDHGRAIVAYPSPDRLPRELIASRLRGVVQAGARAGAARRPNKTAAQSR, from the coding sequence GTGAAGTTCTATCGCGATGTTTTCTGCTGCAGCGTCGCCCTTCGTGAACGGGACTCGGCGCTGCTGTTGACGCCGGACGGATTTCAGCTGTATCTGCACACGGCGGGCTCGTATGCCCGACCAGGCCTGGGCGTCATCGGTATCCAGTACCTGATGTGGACCACCGACAGCCAAGCCGAGCTGGACCGGGTGACGGCTCGCCTGCAGGCTCACGATCCGGCCACCTACACCTACACCGAGAACGGGGTGACATTCGTGGAGGGGTGCGACCCCGACCATGGCAGGGCCATCGTCGCCTATCCCAGCCCGGACCGGCTGCCACGAGAACTCATCGCCTCGCGGCTGCGCGGAGTGGTGCAGGCCGGGGCCCGCGCAGGCGCTGCACGCCGGCCGAACAAGACTGCAGCGCAGAGTCGTTGA
- a CDS encoding iron ABC transporter substrate-binding protein, whose product MRTRWGRRAAAALSAVAIAAGLVGCSGSGSDELLIYNAQHESLTKEWIDAFTKETGIKVTYRQGGDTELGNQLVAEGNASPADVFLTENSPAMAAVERAGLFADVEQQTLDQVPVQYRPSSGKWTGVAARSTVFVYNKAKLPTDQLPRSIMDLQQPQWKGRWGAPPAKADFQAIVAAMLELTGEPATAQWLAGLKANAVVLQDNIATLRAVNAGEVDGGIIYHYYWFRDQSKTKEISGNTALHYFKNEDPGAFVSLSGGGVLRSSKKQDQAQQFVRFITGKAGQEVLEKGTSFEYPVASGVAANPALPPLDTLQAPAVNPSNLDAAKVTDLMTKAGLL is encoded by the coding sequence ATGCGCACACGTTGGGGCCGCCGGGCTGCTGCTGCCCTGTCTGCTGTCGCCATAGCCGCCGGCCTGGTCGGGTGCTCCGGTTCGGGGTCTGACGAGCTGCTGATCTACAACGCTCAGCACGAGTCCCTCACCAAGGAATGGATCGACGCCTTCACCAAGGAGACCGGCATCAAGGTCACCTATCGGCAGGGCGGTGACACCGAGCTCGGCAACCAACTGGTGGCCGAGGGCAACGCCTCACCGGCCGATGTCTTCCTCACCGAGAACTCCCCCGCGATGGCCGCCGTCGAGCGGGCCGGATTGTTCGCCGACGTCGAGCAGCAGACCCTCGATCAGGTTCCGGTGCAATACCGGCCGTCGTCGGGTAAATGGACCGGTGTGGCGGCACGGTCGACGGTTTTCGTCTACAACAAGGCCAAGCTGCCGACCGACCAGCTGCCCCGATCGATCATGGATCTGCAGCAGCCGCAGTGGAAGGGTCGGTGGGGTGCACCGCCGGCCAAGGCGGACTTCCAGGCCATCGTCGCAGCCATGCTGGAACTGACCGGCGAGCCGGCCACCGCGCAGTGGCTGGCCGGGTTGAAGGCCAATGCCGTGGTGCTCCAGGACAATATCGCCACCCTGCGCGCCGTCAACGCCGGCGAGGTCGACGGCGGAATCATCTACCACTACTACTGGTTCCGCGATCAATCCAAGACCAAGGAGATCAGCGGCAACACCGCACTGCACTACTTCAAGAACGAAGATCCCGGAGCGTTCGTCAGCCTGTCCGGCGGCGGTGTCCTGAGATCGAGCAAGAAGCAGGATCAAGCCCAGCAGTTCGTCCGGTTCATCACCGGCAAGGCCGGCCAGGAAGTACTGGAAAAGGGCACCTCGTTCGAGTACCCCGTCGCCAGCGGGGTCGCCGCCAATCCGGCCCTGCCACCGCTGGACACGTTGCAGGCGCCCGCGGTCAACCCGTCCAATCTCGATGCCGCCAAGGTCACCGACCTGATGACAAAGGCTGGCTTGCTGTAA
- a CDS encoding ABC transporter permease, translating into MVATEAPPVQPVPQRSAGSRPGPVLSTAVVLLLAATFIPLGYVGWSVVTTGPSRVIELVVRPRVAELLLNTVGLVLITVPVCVVLGVGAAWLVERTDLPGRTWWRPVFVAPLAVPAFVNSYAWVSVVPSLHGLPAGVLIATLSYFPFVYVPAAATLRRIDPALEESARALGSGSSGVFFRVVLPQLRLAILGGALLIGVHLLAEYGAFAMIRFSTFTTAIFEQFQATFDGAAGATLAAVLVLLCLLLLVTEAAARGNARFARVGSGAQRTTTPMRLGRTMLPATAGLLVLAALALGVPLWTLTRWLWIGGTQIWEPAEIGTALAQTAALAGAAAVLTTVLAFPFAWVAVRYRGLLARSIEGANFITSSMPGIVTALALVTVAIRYAPPLYQTAALVICAYVLLFLPRALVSLRSGLAQVPPSVEEASRSLGASPTRTFVRITLRLTAPAAAAGASLVFVAVATELTATLLLAPTGTRTLAMRFWSLSSELDYAAAAPYALMLIALSVPVTLMLLRQSTKVAAL; encoded by the coding sequence TTGGTCGCGACAGAAGCACCGCCGGTTCAGCCGGTCCCGCAACGTTCGGCAGGCTCCAGGCCGGGACCGGTACTGAGCACGGCGGTGGTCCTGTTGCTGGCCGCCACGTTCATCCCGCTGGGCTACGTCGGCTGGTCGGTGGTCACGACCGGCCCGAGCCGGGTGATCGAGCTGGTGGTGCGCCCCCGCGTCGCAGAATTGCTGCTCAACACCGTGGGCCTGGTCCTGATCACGGTGCCCGTATGCGTGGTGCTCGGCGTCGGTGCGGCGTGGCTGGTTGAGCGCACCGACCTGCCGGGCCGGACGTGGTGGCGCCCGGTGTTCGTTGCGCCGCTGGCCGTACCCGCGTTCGTCAACAGCTACGCCTGGGTCAGCGTTGTGCCGTCGCTGCACGGATTGCCGGCGGGCGTGCTGATCGCAACACTGTCCTACTTCCCGTTCGTCTACGTGCCCGCGGCTGCCACCCTGCGCCGCATCGATCCCGCATTGGAGGAATCGGCCCGGGCGCTGGGATCGGGGTCCTCGGGGGTGTTCTTCCGGGTGGTGCTGCCGCAGCTGCGGCTGGCGATCCTGGGCGGCGCCCTGCTGATCGGTGTCCACCTGCTGGCCGAATACGGCGCGTTCGCGATGATCCGCTTCTCGACCTTCACCACCGCGATCTTCGAACAGTTCCAGGCCACGTTCGATGGTGCCGCCGGAGCCACCCTCGCCGCCGTCCTCGTGCTGTTGTGCCTGCTGCTGTTGGTCACCGAGGCCGCGGCCCGCGGCAATGCCCGCTTTGCCCGGGTCGGCTCGGGCGCTCAGCGAACCACCACCCCAATGCGCCTGGGCCGCACCATGTTGCCGGCCACCGCCGGGCTCCTGGTACTGGCGGCCCTGGCATTGGGCGTGCCGTTGTGGACGCTGACACGGTGGTTGTGGATCGGCGGCACACAGATCTGGGAACCCGCGGAGATCGGTACCGCGTTGGCCCAGACCGCCGCACTGGCCGGCGCAGCGGCGGTTCTGACCACGGTGCTGGCCTTCCCGTTCGCCTGGGTGGCGGTCCGGTACCGGGGTCTGCTGGCCCGCTCGATCGAAGGCGCCAACTTCATCACCAGCTCGATGCCCGGTATCGTCACCGCGCTGGCCCTGGTCACCGTGGCGATCCGCTACGCTCCCCCGCTGTATCAGACTGCGGCCCTGGTGATCTGCGCCTATGTGCTGCTGTTCCTACCGCGCGCGCTGGTCAGCCTGCGCTCGGGCCTGGCGCAGGTGCCGCCGTCGGTGGAAGAGGCCTCACGCTCGTTGGGCGCGTCGCCGACACGCACGTTCGTGCGCATCACCCTGCGGCTGACCGCCCCGGCCGCAGCTGCCGGCGCCTCACTGGTATTCGTTGCGGTGGCAACGGAATTGACTGCGACGCTGTTGCTCGCCCCCACCGGCACCCGCACCCTGGCGATGCGGTTCTGGTCGCTGAGCAGCGAGTTGGACTACGCCGCGGCCGCCCCCTACGCGCTGATGCTGATCGCGCTGTCCGTACCGGTGACTCTGATGCTGTTGCGTCAGTCGACGAAGGTGGCTGCCCTGTGA